In Wolbachia endosymbiont (group B) of Germaria angustata, the following are encoded in one genomic region:
- a CDS encoding Ulp1 family isopeptidase, whose product MTLILVQGNEGQEKTAFIFHIRESNTKEFYADKKIPVLNIPEIGKVGNAVEIKMSLKKYETGLSFEDLFKIEQISKYKPSGADQQFTGSFLKIPNSDELKAKFNQAITSQYATSSEGTDLLLGYKSLLTEIADAIYPVKGLITNEARLQAVLNGFLSSYSDLKLKETSTNQEDSAKIIIIPEFQVGTGGHVDMVIQGIGPSPQGTKEYTPIALEFKLIDKNLNQDQLKQEVDKLTKEQNIRYAKGAALKAITDSDKMFFMGVVVNIGAKDKNSLILTSDEFIPAIVVHSSIDIAKKKHLEGIQEITQRLKNIGIQEENLRTLESATAEKDYHYWLQQHDIADIARIEYGYGADTLFEVVGSSEHIVNQLQQFQDSVTTRGERRPLTLIVNLDNNHWVTLVVAYQNGQYNGYYVDSLGNSVPDNIRQVLQQAQINVHDVPVTQQRDGYNCGLWALENARGINAVLQGSRSNIPDEIRNRLQVQGRDEAYFIRTRENVSDKLSIDPQRIANLEAVLAETQAPRKKFDLNNCVKQGSRKRRSINPCLFSLDDVKKFIKGRVDENNIDKIIVDSEKFLTYVKSSQNEGKNAQLIEFVGDKNIEGNHKYLFDKVVEDQGYGRYIENERIKNLHGDISQQTGSTTKSSKLKSRLMNAAGGIQLIRGIHGAIVSCKDGTAIDCGLNLGGIGWSFASQPIENVMVKITPKVVASAEKVAGKIVSGTLGKQTKFAIRIAGVKFGSTIAKGTAGAIAGVFDIVDIGMSASNLVDCKKREDSDNPCGEKEIRDNIASISFSGVSFVSGVALTAASMPVVGIAVGFGLMVGYGIYSGVSNIVEYEKKYDTTHDENGVFFGIHLFFNLYHKMYNILQQERKWLIV is encoded by the coding sequence ATGACATTAATACTTGTTCAAGGTAATGAAGGACAAGAAAAAACAGCATTCATTTTTCATATACGAGAGTCCAATACAAAGGAATTCTATGCTGATAAAAAAATTCCAGTACTGAACATACCTGAAATAGGAAAAGTAGGAAATGCCGTAGAAATTAAAATGAGTCTAAAAAAATATGAAACAGGATTATCTTTTGAAGACCTTTTTAAAATAGAACAGATAAGTAAATATAAACCAAGTGGTGCCGATCAACAATTTACAGGTAGTTTTCTTAAGATACCTAATTCTGATGAATTAAAGGCAAAATTTAATCAAGCAATTACTTCTCAATATGCTACTTCTTCTGAAGGTACAGACTTATTGCTAGGTTATAAAAGTCTACTTACTGAGATAGCAGATGCGATTTACCCTGTTAAAGGTTTGATTACAAATGAAGCAAGATTACAAGCTGTGCTTAATGGCTTCCTTAGTAGTTATAGTGATTTGAAGCTAAAAGAGACTTCTACAAACCAAGAAGATTCTGCAAAAATTATAATTATACCTGAATTTCAAGTAGGAACAGGTGGTCATGTAGATATGGTAATACAAGGTATTGGTCCTTCACCTCAGGGTACTAAAGAATACACTCCTATAGCGCTGGAATTTAAGCTTATAGATAAAAATTTAAATCAAGATCAGCTGAAACAGGAAGTTGATAAATTAACAAAAGAACAAAATATTAGATATGCTAAAGGGGCAGCACTGAAAGCAATCACAGATAGTGATAAAATGTTTTTCATGGGTGTAGTTGTTAATATAGGGGCTAAAGATAAAAATTCTTTAATATTAACAAGTGATGAGTTTATTCCTGCTATAGTAGTTCATAGTTCTATTGATATAGCTAAGAAAAAACATTTAGAAGGAATACAAGAGATAACTCAGAGACTTAAAAATATTGGTATACAAGAAGAGAATTTACGTACATTAGAATCTGCAACAGCAGAAAAAGATTATCATTATTGGCTGCAACAACATGATATAGCTGATATTGCAAGAATAGAATACGGTTATGGAGCTGATACATTATTTGAAGTAGTGGGATCATCAGAACACATAGTTAATCAATTGCAACAGTTTCAAGATAGCGTAACAACAAGAGGTGAAAGAAGGCCATTAACTTTAATTGTTAATTTAGATAATAATCACTGGGTTACGTTGGTCGTTGCCTATCAAAATGGGCAGTATAATGGATACTATGTAGACTCGTTGGGTAATAGTGTTCCAGATAATATTCGTCAAGTTTTACAACAGGCTCAAATTAACGTTCATGATGTTCCTGTTACTCAACAAAGAGATGGTTATAATTGTGGCTTATGGGCGTTAGAAAACGCTAGAGGTATTAATGCTGTGTTGCAAGGAAGTAGAAGTAATATTCCTGATGAAATACGTAACCGTTTGCAAGTTCAAGGAAGAGATGAAGCTTATTTTATACGCACGAGAGAAAATGTTTCAGACAAATTAAGTATAGATCCACAACGTATAGCTAATCTAGAGGCTGTACTTGCTGAAACACAAGCACCTAGAAAGAAATTTGACCTAAATAATTGTGTAAAACAAGGTAGTAGAAAAAGAAGAAGTATTAATCCTTGTTTATTTTCATTGGATGATGTAAAAAAGTTTATTAAGGGAAGGGTAGATGAAAATAATATAGATAAGATTATAGTTGATAGTGAAAAGTTCCTAACTTATGTTAAAAGTAGTCAAAATGAAGGGAAAAATGCTCAGCTAATAGAGTTCGTTGGAGATAAAAATATCGAAGGTAATCATAAGTACTTATTTGATAAGGTAGTTGAAGATCAAGGGTACGGACGTTATATTGAAAATGAACGTATTAAGAATTTGCACGGTGACATTTCACAGCAAACTGGTAGTACAACAAAAAGCTCAAAGTTGAAAAGCAGGTTAATGAACGCTGCAGGTGGAATACAATTAATAAGAGGAATTCATGGAGCTATTGTATCTTGTAAAGATGGAACAGCAATAGATTGTGGATTAAATTTAGGTGGGATAGGATGGTCTTTTGCATCTCAACCAATTGAGAATGTAATGGTTAAAATTACTCCAAAAGTTGTAGCATCAGCTGAAAAGGTTGCAGGAAAAATTGTATCAGGCACTCTGGGTAAACAGACAAAATTTGCTATTCGGATTGCAGGTGTAAAGTTTGGAAGTACAATAGCAAAAGGTACGGCAGGAGCTATAGCTGGTGTTTTTGATATTGTTGATATAGGTATGTCAGCAAGTAATCTTGTTGATTGTAAAAAAAGAGAGGATAGTGATAATCCATGTGGAGAAAAGGAAATAAGAGATAATATAGCATCTATATCTTTTTCTGGTGTGTCATTTGTTTCTGGTGTTGCTCTTACAGCAGCAAGTATGCCGGTAGTTGGTATTGCAGTTGGGTTTGGGCTCATGGTAGGTTATGGAATTTATAGTGGTGTTAGCAATATCGTGGAGTACGAGAAAAAGTATGATACAACCCATGATGAAAATGGCGTATTTTTTGGCATACATTTGTTTTTCAACCTGTACCACAAGATGTACAACATCTTGCAGCAAGAAAGGAAATGGTTAATAGTCTAG